One window of Thermacetogenium phaeum DSM 12270 genomic DNA carries:
- a CDS encoding EamA family transporter, protein MGTIMESSAERAARAKRMLEDRQISHSKTGILWGILSGATWGLDGVILGIALSLAPFTNGVSLFAAPLAGAALHDGFAGLWLLIYNIFTGKWREYLRTLATKPGLMVCLAALFGGPLAMSGYLLGISMAGPTYALPITAMYPVVGAFLAMIFLKEKVTLRVWIGLFLCIAGAVIVGYTPPEGSSPNFH, encoded by the coding sequence ATGGGTACGATAATGGAGAGCAGTGCGGAGCGAGCAGCTAGGGCGAAAAGAATGCTGGAAGATCGACAAATCTCACACTCTAAAACTGGGATTTTGTGGGGAATCCTATCCGGCGCCACTTGGGGATTAGATGGAGTTATTTTAGGGATTGCCTTATCTTTAGCTCCCTTTACTAACGGTGTCAGTCTTTTTGCAGCACCGCTCGCGGGTGCCGCACTACATGATGGTTTTGCGGGGCTCTGGCTGCTGATATACAACATCTTCACCGGCAAGTGGCGGGAGTATCTGCGAACATTAGCTACTAAACCGGGCTTGATGGTATGCCTAGCTGCTCTTTTCGGTGGACCTCTTGCCATGTCTGGTTATCTATTAGGGATCAGTATGGCGGGACCAACATATGCCCTTCCGATTACAGCAATGTATCCTGTTGTGGGAGCATTTTTAGCCATGATCTTTCTTAAAGAGAAGGTCACTTTAAGGGTTTGGATTGGATTGTTTTTGTGTATTGCCGGCGCAGTTATCGTTGGTTACACTCCACCGGAAGGCAGTTCCCCGAATTTTCATTAA